From one Pseudomonas sp. B21-048 genomic stretch:
- the rpoB gene encoding DNA-directed RNA polymerase subunit beta — protein sequence MAYSYTEKKRIRKDFSKLPDVMDVPYLLAIQLDSYREFLQAGATKDQFRDVGLHAAFKSVFPIISYSGNAALEYVGYRLGEPAFDVKECVLRGVTYAVPLRVKVRLIIFDKESSNKAIKDIKEQEVYMGEIPLMTENGTFVINGTERVIVSQLHRSPGVFFDHDRGKTHSSGKLLYSARIIPYRGSWLDFEFDPKDCVFVRIDRRRKLPASVLLRALGYTTEEVLDAFYTTNVFHVQGENLSLELVPQRLRGEIAVLDILDDKGKVIVEQGRRITARHINQLEKAGIKELQVPLDYVLGRTTAKVIVHPATGEILAECNTELNTEILAKIAKSQVVRIETLYTNDIDCGPFVSDTLKIDSTSNQLEALVEIYRMMRPGEPPTKDAAETLFNNLFFSPERYDLSAVGRMKFNRRIGRTEIEGSGVLCKEDIVAVLKTLVDIRNGKGIVDDIDHLGNRRVRCVGEMAENQFRVGLVRVERAVKERLSMAESEGLMPQDLINAKPVAAAVKEFFGSSQLSQFMDQNNPLSEITHKRRVSALGPGGLTRERAGFEVRDVHPTHYGRVCPIETPEGPNIGLINSLAAYARTNQYGFLESPYRVVKDALVTDEIVFLSAIEEADHVIAQASATMNDKKMLIDELVAVRHLNEFTVKAPEDVTLMDVSPKQVVSVAASLIPFLEHDDANRALMGSNMQRQAVPTLRADKPLVGTGMERNVARDSGVCVVARRGGVIDSVDASRIVVRVADDEVETGEAGVDIYNLTKYTRSNQNTCINQRPLVSKGDRVQRSDIMADGPSTDMGELALGQNMRIAFMAWNGYNFEDSICLSERVVQEDRFTTIHIQELTCVARDTKLGPEEITADIPNVGEAALNKLDEAGIVYVGAEVGAGDILVGKVTPKGETQLTPEEKLLRAIFGEKASDVKDTSLRVPTGTKGTVIDVQVFTRDGVERDARALSIEKTQLDEIRKDLNEEFRIVEGATFERLRSALVGHKAEGGAGLKKGQEITDEVLDGLEHGQWFKLRMAEDALNEQLEKAQAYIVDRRRLLDDKFEDKKRKLQQGDDLAPGVLKIVKVYLAIRRRIQPGDKMAGRHGNKGVVSVIMPVEDMPHDANGTPVDVVLNPLGVPSRMNVGQILETHLGLAAKGLGEKINRMVEEQRKVAELRTFLDEIYNQIGGRNEDLDSFSDQEILDLAKNLRGGVPMATPVFDGAKESEIKAMLKLADLPESGQMQLTDGRTGNKFERPVTVGYMYMLKLNHLVDDKMHARSTGSYSLVTQQPLGGKAQFGGQRFGEMEVWALEAYGAAYTLQEMLTVKSDDVNGRTKMYKNIVDGDHRMEPGMPESFNVLIKEIRSLGIDIDLETE from the coding sequence ATGGCTTACTCATATACTGAGAAAAAACGTATCCGCAAGGACTTTAGCAAGTTGCCGGACGTCATGGATGTGCCGTATCTCCTGGCAATCCAGCTGGATTCGTATCGTGAATTCTTGCAGGCGGGAGCGACTAAAGATCAGTTCCGCGACGTGGGCCTGCATGCGGCCTTCAAATCCGTTTTCCCGATCATCAGCTACTCCGGCAATGCTGCGCTGGAGTACGTCGGTTATCGCCTGGGCGAACCGGCATTTGATGTCAAAGAATGCGTATTGCGCGGTGTAACTTACGCCGTACCTTTGCGGGTAAAAGTGCGCCTGATCATTTTCGACAAAGAATCGTCGAACAAAGCGATCAAGGACATTAAAGAGCAAGAAGTCTACATGGGTGAAATCCCCCTGATGACTGAAAACGGTACCTTTGTAATCAATGGTACCGAGCGTGTAATCGTTTCCCAGCTGCACCGTTCCCCGGGCGTGTTCTTCGACCACGACCGTGGCAAGACGCACAGCTCCGGCAAACTGCTGTACTCCGCGCGCATCATTCCTTACCGCGGTTCGTGGCTGGACTTCGAGTTCGACCCGAAAGACTGCGTGTTCGTGCGTATCGACCGTCGTCGCAAGCTGCCTGCATCGGTACTGCTGCGCGCGCTGGGCTATACCACTGAAGAAGTGCTGGACGCGTTCTACACCACCAACGTCTTCCACGTGCAAGGTGAAAACCTCAGCCTGGAACTGGTGCCTCAGCGCCTGCGTGGTGAAATTGCTGTCCTGGATATCCTGGATGACAAAGGCAAGGTTATTGTCGAGCAAGGTCGTCGTATCACCGCTCGCCACATCAACCAGCTGGAAAAAGCAGGGATCAAAGAGCTGCAAGTGCCTCTGGACTACGTCCTGGGCCGCACTACCGCCAAGGTCATCGTGCATCCGGCAACCGGCGAAATCCTGGCAGAGTGCAACACCGAGCTGAACACCGAGATCCTGGCAAAAATCGCCAAGTCCCAGGTTGTTCGCATCGAAACGCTCTACACCAACGATATCGACTGCGGTCCGTTCGTCTCCGACACTCTGAAGATCGACTCCACCAGCAACCAATTGGAAGCGCTGGTCGAGATCTATCGCATGATGCGTCCAGGCGAGCCGCCAACCAAAGACGCTGCCGAAACCCTGTTCAACAACCTGTTCTTCAGCCCTGAGCGCTACGACCTGTCTGCGGTCGGCCGGATGAAGTTCAACCGTCGTATCGGTCGTACCGAGATCGAAGGTTCGGGCGTGTTGTGCAAAGAAGACATCGTCGCGGTACTGAAGACTCTGGTCGACATCCGTAACGGTAAAGGCATCGTCGATGACATCGACCACTTGGGTAACCGTCGTGTTCGCTGCGTAGGCGAAATGGCCGAGAACCAGTTCCGCGTTGGCCTGGTACGTGTTGAGCGTGCGGTCAAAGAGCGTCTGTCGATGGCTGAAAGCGAAGGCCTGATGCCGCAAGACCTGATCAACGCCAAGCCAGTGGCTGCGGCGGTGAAAGAGTTCTTCGGTTCCAGCCAGCTTTCCCAGTTCATGGACCAGAACAACCCGCTGTCCGAGATCACCCACAAGCGTCGTGTTTCTGCACTCGGCCCTGGCGGTTTGACTCGTGAGCGTGCTGGCTTTGAGGTGCGTGACGTACACCCGACTCACTACGGTCGTGTATGCCCGATTGAAACGCCGGAAGGTCCGAACATCGGTCTGATCAACTCCTTGGCAGCCTATGCGCGCACTAACCAGTATGGCTTCCTCGAGAGCCCGTACCGTGTGGTGAAAGACGCTCTGGTCACCGACGAGATCGTGTTCCTGTCCGCCATCGAAGAAGCTGATCACGTGATCGCTCAGGCTTCGGCCACGATGAACGACAAGAAAATGCTGATCGACGAGCTGGTAGCTGTTCGTCACTTGAACGAGTTCACCGTCAAGGCGCCGGAAGACGTCACCTTGATGGACGTTTCTCCGAAGCAGGTAGTTTCGGTTGCCGCGTCGCTGATCCCGTTCCTCGAGCACGATGACGCCAACCGTGCGTTGATGGGTTCGAACATGCAGCGTCAAGCTGTACCCACCCTGCGCGCTGACAAGCCGCTGGTCGGTACCGGCATGGAGCGTAACGTAGCTCGTGACTCCGGCGTTTGCGTCGTGGCTCGTCGTGGTGGCGTTATCGATTCTGTCGACGCCAGCCGTATCGTGGTTCGTGTTGCTGATGATGAAGTTGAAACCGGTGAAGCTGGTGTCGACATCTATAACCTGACCAAATATACCCGCTCCAACCAGAACACCTGCATCAACCAGCGTCCGCTGGTGAGCAAGGGTGATCGGGTTCAGCGCAGCGACATCATGGCTGACGGTCCGTCCACCGATATGGGTGAACTGGCGCTGGGTCAGAACATGCGCATCGCGTTCATGGCCTGGAACGGTTACAACTTCGAAGACTCCATCTGCCTGTCGGAACGAGTTGTTCAAGAAGATCGCTTTACCACGATCCACATTCAGGAACTGACCTGTGTGGCGCGTGACACCAAGCTTGGGCCAGAGGAAATCACTGCAGACATCCCGAACGTGGGTGAAGCTGCACTGAACAAGCTGGACGAAGCCGGTATCGTTTACGTAGGTGCTGAAGTTGGCGCAGGCGACATCCTGGTGGGTAAGGTCACTCCGAAAGGCGAGACCCAACTGACTCCGGAAGAAAAACTGCTGCGTGCCATCTTCGGTGAAAAAGCCAGCGACGTTAAAGACACTTCCCTGCGTGTGCCTACCGGCACCAAGGGTACTGTCATCGACGTACAGGTCTTCACCCGCGACGGCGTTGAGCGTGATGCTCGTGCACTGTCGATCGAGAAGACTCAACTCGACGAGATCCGCAAGGATCTGAACGAAGAGTTCCGTATCGTTGAAGGCGCCACTTTCGAACGTCTGCGTTCCGCTCTGGTCGGCCACAAAGCCGAAGGCGGCGCCGGTCTGAAGAAAGGTCAGGAAATCACCGACGAAGTTCTCGACGGTCTTGAGCATGGTCAGTGGTTCAAACTGCGCATGGCCGAAGATGCTCTGAACGAGCAGCTCGAGAAGGCTCAGGCCTACATCGTTGATCGCCGCCGTCTGCTGGATGACAAGTTCGAAGACAAGAAGCGCAAACTGCAGCAGGGCGATGACCTGGCTCCAGGCGTGCTGAAAATCGTCAAGGTTTACCTGGCAATCCGTCGTCGCATCCAGCCGGGCGACAAGATGGCCGGTCGTCACGGTAACAAAGGTGTGGTCTCCGTGATCATGCCGGTTGAAGACATGCCGCACGATGCCAATGGCACCCCGGTCGACGTCGTCCTCAACCCGTTGGGCGTACCTTCGCGTATGAACGTTGGTCAGATCCTTGAAACCCACCTGGGCCTCGCGGCCAAAGGTCTGGGCGAGAAGATCAACCGGATGGTCGAAGAGCAGCGTAAGGTTGCTGAACTTCGCACCTTCCTGGACGAGATCTACAACCAGATCGGCGGTCGTAACGAAGATCTGGATAGCTTCTCCGACCAGGAAATCCTGGATCTGGCGAAGAACCTGCGTGGCGGCGTACCAATGGCCACTCCAGTGTTCGACGGCGCCAAGGAAAGCGAAATCAAGGCCATGCTGAAACTGGCAGACCTGCCAGAAAGCGGCCAGATGCAGCTGACTGACGGCCGTACCGGCAACAAGTTCGAGCGCCCGGTTACTGTTGGCTACATGTACATGCTGAAGCTGAACCACTTGGTAGACGACAAGATGCACGCTCGTTCTACCGGTTCGTACAGCCTGGTTACCCAGCAGCCGCTGGGTGGTAAGGCGCAGTTCGGTGGTCAGCGTTTCGGGGAGATGGAGGTCTGGGCACTGGAAGCATACGGTGCTGCTTACACTCTGCAAGAAATGCTCACAGTGAAGTCGGACGATGTGAACGGTCGGACCAAGATGTACAAAAACATCGTGGACGGCGATCACCGTATGGAGCCGGGCATGCCCGAGTCCTTCAACGTGTTGATCAAAGAAATTCGTTCCCTCGGCATCGATATCGATCTGGAAACCGAATAA
- the rpoC gene encoding DNA-directed RNA polymerase subunit beta', producing MKDLLNLLKNQGQVEEFDAIRIGLASPEMIRSWSFGEVKKPETINYRTFKPERDGLFCAKIFGPVKDYECLCGKYKRLKHRGVICEKCGVEVALAKVRRERMAHIELASPVAHIWFLKSLPSRIGLLMDMTLRDIERVLYFESYVVIDPGMTTLEKGQLLNDEQYFEALEEFGDDFDARMGAEAVRELLHAIDLEHEIGRLREEIPQTNSETKIKKLSKRLKLMEAFQGSGNLPEWMVLTVLPVLPPDLRPLVPLDGGRFATSDLNDLYRRVINRNNRLKRLLDLSAPDIIVRNEKRMLQEAVDALLDNGRRGRAITGSNKRPLKSLADMIKGKQGRFRQNLLGKRVDYSGRSVITVGPTLRLHQCGLPKKMALELFKPFIFGKLEMRGLATTIKAAKKMVERELPEVWDVLAEVIREHPVLLNRAPTLHRLGIQAFEPVLIEGKAIQLHPLVCAAYNADFDGDQMAVHVPLTLEAQLEARALMMSTNNILSPANGEPIIVPSQDVVLGLYYMTREAINAKGEGRVFADLQEVDRVFRAGEAALHAKVKVRIHETVNDRDGGSVSNTRIVDTTVGRALLYQVVPKGLSYDVVNLPMKKKAISKLINQCYRVVGLKETVIFADQLMYTGFAYSTISGVSIGVNDFVIPDEKARIISAATDEVKEIESQYASGLVTQGEKYNKVIDLWSKANDEVSKAMMANLSKEKVIDRHGVEVDQESFNSMYMMADSGARGSAAQIRQLAGMRGLMAKPDGSIIETPITANFREGLSVLQYFISTHGARKGLADTALKTANSGYLTRRLVDVAQDLVVTEIDCGTEHGLVMTPHIEGGDVVEPLGERVLGRVIARDVFKPGTEEVIVPAGTLVDEKWVEFIELNSIDEVIVRSPISCETRYGICAKCYGRDLARGHQVNIGEAVGVIAAQSIGEPGTQLTMRTFHIGGAASRTSAADSVQVKNGGTVRLHNLKHVERVDGCLVAVSRSGELAIADDFGRERERYKLPYGAVISVKEGDKVDAGAIVAKWDPHTHPIVTEMKGTVTYVGMEEGITIKRQTDELTGMTNIEVLDAKDRPAAGKDIRPAVKMVDDNGKDLLLPGTDVIAQYFLPANALVGVADGAKIAIGDVIARIPQETSKTRDITGGLPRVADLFEARRPKEASILAEVSGTIAFGKETKGKRRLVITPNDGSDPYEELIPKWRHLNVFEGEQVNRGEVISDGPSDPHDILRLLGVSALAKYIVNEIQDVYRLQGVKINDKHIETILRQMLRKVEIAESGDSSFIKGDQMELTHVLVENERLAGDEKFVSKFTRVLLGITKASLSTESFISAASFQETTRVLTEAAVTGKRDYLRGLKENVVVGRLIPAGTGLAYHSERKRRRDADKPLRVSASEVEAALTEALNSSGN from the coding sequence TTGAAAGACCTACTGAATTTGCTGAAAAACCAGGGTCAAGTCGAAGAGTTCGACGCCATCCGTATTGGATTGGCATCGCCTGAGATGATCCGTTCGTGGTCGTTCGGTGAAGTTAAAAAGCCGGAAACCATCAACTACCGTACGTTCAAACCTGAGCGTGACGGCCTGTTCTGCGCCAAGATCTTTGGCCCGGTAAAGGATTACGAGTGCCTGTGCGGTAAGTACAAGCGCTTGAAGCACCGTGGTGTGATCTGCGAGAAGTGCGGCGTTGAAGTCGCGCTGGCAAAAGTTCGTCGTGAGCGCATGGCGCACATCGAACTGGCCTCGCCAGTTGCCCATATCTGGTTCCTGAAATCGCTGCCGTCGCGTATCGGCTTGCTGATGGACATGACCCTGCGTGATATCGAACGCGTTCTCTACTTCGAGAGCTATGTCGTTATCGATCCAGGCATGACCACCCTTGAAAAAGGTCAGCTGCTCAACGACGAGCAGTACTTCGAAGCGCTGGAAGAGTTCGGCGACGATTTCGATGCCCGTATGGGTGCTGAAGCTGTCCGTGAACTGCTGCACGCTATCGACCTGGAACACGAGATTGGCCGTCTGCGTGAAGAAATTCCGCAAACCAACTCCGAAACCAAGATCAAGAAGCTGTCCAAGCGTCTGAAGTTGATGGAAGCCTTCCAGGGTTCCGGCAACCTGCCAGAGTGGATGGTGCTGACCGTTCTGCCGGTTCTGCCGCCAGATCTGCGTCCACTGGTCCCGCTGGATGGCGGTCGCTTCGCGACTTCCGACCTCAACGATCTGTATCGTCGAGTGATCAACCGTAACAACCGCTTGAAGCGTCTGCTTGATCTGTCCGCTCCGGACATCATCGTGCGCAACGAAAAGCGTATGTTGCAGGAAGCTGTCGACGCACTGCTCGACAACGGTCGTCGTGGTCGCGCTATCACCGGTTCCAACAAACGTCCTCTGAAATCCCTGGCTGACATGATCAAGGGTAAGCAGGGTCGTTTCCGTCAGAACTTGCTCGGTAAGCGTGTTGACTACTCTGGTCGTTCGGTAATTACCGTTGGCCCGACCCTGCGTCTGCACCAGTGCGGTCTGCCGAAGAAGATGGCTCTCGAGCTGTTCAAGCCGTTCATTTTCGGCAAGCTGGAAATGCGTGGTCTTGCTACCACCATCAAAGCTGCCAAGAAGATGGTCGAGCGCGAGCTGCCAGAGGTTTGGGACGTTCTCGCTGAAGTGATTCGCGAACACCCGGTTCTCCTCAACCGTGCACCGACCCTTCACCGTCTGGGTATCCAGGCGTTTGAACCGGTACTGATCGAAGGTAAGGCTATCCAGCTGCACCCTCTGGTCTGCGCCGCGTACAACGCCGACTTCGACGGCGACCAAATGGCCGTGCACGTACCGCTGACACTGGAAGCCCAGTTGGAAGCGCGTGCGTTGATGATGTCGACCAACAACATTCTGTCGCCAGCCAACGGTGAGCCAATCATCGTTCCTTCGCAGGACGTTGTATTGGGTCTGTACTACATGACCCGTGAAGCGATCAACGCCAAGGGCGAAGGTCGTGTGTTCGCGGATCTGCAGGAAGTTGACCGTGTGTTCCGTGCCGGCGAAGCCGCACTGCACGCCAAGGTCAAAGTGCGGATCCACGAAACCGTCAACGACCGTGACGGCGGCAGCGTGAGCAACACCCGTATCGTCGACACCACTGTCGGCCGTGCGCTGTTGTACCAGGTTGTGCCAAAAGGTCTGTCGTACGACGTCGTCAACCTGCCGATGAAGAAAAAGGCGATCTCCAAGCTGATCAACCAGTGCTACCGCGTGGTTGGTTTGAAAGAGACCGTGATCTTCGCTGACCAGTTGATGTACACCGGTTTTGCTTATTCGACCATTTCCGGCGTTTCCATCGGTGTTAACGACTTCGTTATCCCGGATGAAAAAGCCCGCATCATCAGTGCTGCCACTGACGAAGTGAAAGAGATCGAAAGTCAGTACGCCTCCGGCCTGGTAACCCAGGGCGAGAAGTACAACAAAGTGATCGACCTTTGGTCCAAGGCGAACGACGAAGTTTCCAAGGCGATGATGGCCAATCTCTCGAAAGAGAAAGTCATCGATCGTCATGGCGTCGAAGTCGACCAAGAGTCTTTCAACTCGATGTACATGATGGCCGACTCGGGCGCACGGGGTTCTGCTGCGCAGATCCGTCAGCTCGCCGGTATGCGTGGCCTGATGGCCAAGCCGGACGGCTCCATCATCGAAACGCCGATTACTGCGAACTTCCGTGAAGGTTTGAGCGTACTTCAGTACTTCATCTCCACTCACGGTGCTCGTAAAGGTTTGGCGGATACCGCGTTGAAAACTGCGAACTCCGGTTACCTGACTCGTCGTCTGGTAGACGTCGCGCAGGATCTGGTTGTGACCGAGATCGATTGCGGCACCGAACATGGCCTGGTAATGACTCCGCACATTGAAGGCGGTGACGTTGTTGAGCCGTTGGGTGAGCGCGTATTGGGTCGTGTCATCGCTCGTGACGTATTCAAGCCAGGTACTGAGGAAGTTATCGTTCCTGCCGGCACTCTGGTAGACGAGAAGTGGGTCGAGTTCATCGAGCTGAACAGCATCGACGAAGTGATCGTGCGTTCGCCGATCAGCTGCGAAACCCGCTACGGCATTTGCGCCAAGTGCTACGGCCGTGACTTGGCTCGTGGTCATCAGGTGAACATTGGTGAAGCGGTCGGCGTTATCGCTGCCCAGTCCATCGGTGAGCCGGGTACCCAGCTGACCATGCGTACGTTCCACATCGGTGGTGCGGCAAGCCGGACCTCCGCGGCTGATAGCGTTCAGGTGAAGAATGGCGGTACCGTCCGTCTGCATAACCTGAAGCACGTTGAGCGAGTGGATGGTTGCCTGGTTGCTGTGTCCCGTTCCGGTGAGCTGGCGATCGCTGATGACTTCGGTCGTGAGCGTGAGCGTTACAAGCTGCCGTACGGTGCTGTGATTTCGGTTAAAGAAGGTGACAAGGTCGACGCTGGCGCAATCGTGGCCAAGTGGGATCCGCACACTCACCCAATCGTTACCGAAATGAAAGGTACCGTGACCTACGTGGGCATGGAAGAAGGCATCACGATCAAGCGTCAGACTGACGAATTGACCGGTATGACCAACATTGAAGTACTCGACGCCAAAGACCGTCCAGCTGCCGGTAAAGATATCCGTCCTGCTGTGAAGATGGTTGATGACAACGGCAAGGATCTCTTGCTGCCGGGCACCGATGTAATCGCTCAGTACTTCCTGCCTGCCAACGCCCTGGTCGGTGTAGCGGACGGTGCGAAAATCGCGATCGGTGATGTTATCGCTCGTATTCCGCAAGAGACTTCGAAAACCCGTGACATCACCGGTGGTCTGCCGCGTGTTGCCGACTTGTTCGAAGCTCGTCGTCCGAAAGAAGCCTCGATTCTGGCTGAAGTCAGCGGCACCATCGCGTTCGGTAAAGAGACCAAAGGCAAGCGCCGTCTGGTTATCACCCCGAATGACGGTAGTGATCCGTACGAAGAGCTGATTCCGAAGTGGCGTCATCTGAACGTCTTCGAAGGCGAACAGGTAAACCGCGGCGAAGTTATCTCCGACGGCCCGAGCGATCCACACGACATCCTGCGTCTGCTGGGTGTGAGTGCGCTGGCCAAGTACATCGTGAACGAGATCCAGGACGTTTATCGTCTGCAAGGCGTGAAGATCAACGATAAGCACATCGAGACCATCCTGCGTCAGATGCTGCGTAAAGTTGAAATCGCTGAATCCGGCGATTCCAGTTTCATCAAGGGCGACCAGATGGAATTGACTCACGTTCTGGTAGAGAACGAGCGTCTGGCTGGCGACGAGAAATTCGTTTCCAAGTTCACTCGCGTACTGCTGGGTATCACCAAGGCGTCGTTGTCCACCGAATCGTTCATCTCGGCGGCTTCCTTCCAGGAAACCACTCGCGTACTGACCGAGGCGGCGGTAACCGGCAAGCGCGATTACCTGCGCGGCCTGAAAGAAAACGTAGTCGTGGGTCGTTTGATCCCGGCCGGTACCGGTCTGGCTTATCACAGCGAGCGTAAGCGCCGCCGTGATGCTGACAAACCGTTGCGCGTAAGCGCCAGTGAAGTGGAAGCTGCACTGACCGAAGCGCTGAACTCGAGCGGTAACTGA